From the genome of Helicoverpa zea isolate HzStark_Cry1AcR chromosome 1, ilHelZeax1.1, whole genome shotgun sequence, one region includes:
- the LOC124631471 gene encoding serine/threonine-protein kinase 4 isoform X8 has protein sequence MTEMSSKSELKKLSEESLTRQPEEVFDIICKLGEGSYGSVYKALHKESGQVLAIKQVPVDTDLQEIIKEISIMQQCDSPYVVKYYGSYFKNTDLWVRQSEVTICLIVMEYCGAGSVSDIMRLRKKTLSEDEIATILCDTLKGLEYLHRRRKIHRDIKAGNILLNTEGHAKLADFGVAGQLTDTMAKRNTVIGTPFWMAPEVIQEIGYDCVADIWSLGITALEMAEGKPPYGDIHPMRAIFMIPTKPPPSFREPDQWSPEFIDFVSQCLVKNPEERATAEYLLTHEFIASDAGNAKHPSILSTMIAEAREIRESQVFRNAQHHTNNAKTFSAGEGYEDATMKQRGDGTLVPSRDATADLAADLGTMVINEPDADLATMKRHDTDPMDTNRPKYRPLFLEHFEKKEVNHVAANGTLTRPRAAADTHDSVEGEAESEPNPALAFQRAFVEEGNFEFVSQLHVVSLLPLLAERPGLPGRARAGGAGVAAGRGDGGGDRAAPRALHAQAPAHPRRHTPQAQAPAELLAHRAA, from the exons CGAGCTTAAGAAGCTCTCTGAGGAGAGCTTGACGCGGCAGCCGGAGGAGGTGTTCGACATCATATGCAAGCTCGGCGAGGGCTCATATGGCAGCGTCTATAAG GCGTTACACAAAGAAAGCGGTCAGGTCCTGGCGATAAAGCAGGTGCCCGTCGACACAGACCTCCAGGAGATCATCAAAGAGATCTCCATCATGCAGCAGTGCGACAGCCCCTACGTCGTCAAGTATTACGGCAGTTACTTCAAGAACACAGACCTATGGGTGAGGCAATCAGAGGTCACAATTTGTTTA ATCGTAATGGAATACTGCGGCGCTGGTTCCGTATCAGACATAATGAGGCTTCGTAAGAAGACGTTGTCTGAAGACGAGATAGCCACGATCCTGTGTGACACATTGAAGGGGCTGGAGTACTTGCACAGGCGGCGGAAGATACACAGGGACATCAAGGCTGGGAATATATTGCTGAACACGGAAGGACACGCGAAGTTAGCGGATTTTGGTGTAGCAGGACAGTTGACG GACACAATGGCGAAACGCAACACAGTAATAGGAACTCCATTCTGGATGGCTCCCGAAGTGATCCAGGAGATCGGGTACGACTGCGTGGCGGATATCTGGTCCCTCGGCATCACGGCGCTGGAGATGGCAGAGGGCAAACCCCCGTATGGGGATATACATCCCATGCGAGCGATATTCATGATACCTACTAAACCTCCGCCTTCGTTTAG AGAGCCAGACCAATGGTCTCCAGAGTTCATAGACTTCGTGAGCCAGTGCTTAGTGAAGAACCCGGAGGAGCGAGCCACCGCCGAGTACCTGTTAACACATGAGTTTATAG CGTCTGACGCAGGCAACGCGAAGCACCCCAGCATCCTCAGCACGATGATAGCGGAGGCGCGGGAGATCAGGGAGAGTCAGGTCTTCAGGAACGCGCAGCATCACACCAATAATGCTAAGACTTTTTCTGCG ggCGAGGGTTACGAAGACGCGACAATGAAGCAGCGAGGGGACGGTACTCTGGTGCCGTCGAGAGACGCCACGGCAGACCTGGCTGCAGACCTCGGCACTATGGTCATCAACGAGCCTGATGCTGATCTCGCTACTATGAAAC GTCACGACACGGACCCGATGGACACGAACCGGCCGAAGTACCGGCCGCTCTTCCTGGAGCACTTCGAGAAGAAGGAGGTCAACCACGTCGCCGCCAACGGCACCCTCACCcggccccgcgccgccgccgacacTCACGACAG TGTGGAAGGCGAAGCGGAATCGGAACCGAACCCCGCGCTAGCCTTCCAACGCGCCTTTGTAGAGGAGGGCAACTTCGAATTCGTAAGTCAACTGCACGTCGTCTCTCTCCTGCCGCTCCTCGCCGAGCGAC CTGGGCTACCTGGGCGAGCGCGAGCTGGAGGCGCTGGTGTCGCGGCTGGACGCGGAGATGGAGGCGGAGATCGAGCAGCTCCGCGCGCGCTACACGCGCAAGCGCCAGCCCATCCTCGACGCCATACACCTCAAGCGCAAGCGCCAGCAGAACTTCTAGCGCACCGCGCCGCCTGA
- the LOC124631471 gene encoding serine/threonine-protein kinase 3 isoform X5, with protein MDSEGRLVFWKSGVWEGGAPTLNCNTCKKRRADRMSANDTQRPQGELKKLSEESLTRQPEEVFDIICKLGEGSYGSVYKALHKESGQVLAIKQVPVDTDLQEIIKEISIMQQCDSPYVVKYYGSYFKNTDLWVRQSEVTICLIVMEYCGAGSVSDIMRLRKKTLSEDEIATILCDTLKGLEYLHRRRKIHRDIKAGNILLNTEGHAKLADFGVAGQLTDTMAKRNTVIGTPFWMAPEVIQEIGYDCVADIWSLGITALEMAEGKPPYGDIHPMRAIFMIPTKPPPSFREPDQWSPEFIDFVSQCLVKNPEERATAEYLLTHEFIASDAGNAKHPSILSTMIAEAREIRESQVFRNAQHHTNNAKTFSAGEGYEDATMKQRGDGTLVPSRDATADLAADLGTMVINEPDADLATMKRHDTDPMDTNRPKYRPLFLEHFEKKEVNHVAANGTLTRPRAAADTHDSVEGEAESEPNPALAFQRAFVEEGNFEFLGYLGERELEALVSRLDAEMEAEIEQLRARYTRKRQPILDAIHLKRKRQQNF; from the exons ATGGATAGTGAGGGTAGACTGGTGTTTTGGAAGAGCGGTGTATGGGAGGGGGGAGCCCCCACTCTAAACTGCAACACCTGTAAGAAACGACGCGCCGACAGAATGAGTGCCAACGACACGCAACGCCCCCAGGG CGAGCTTAAGAAGCTCTCTGAGGAGAGCTTGACGCGGCAGCCGGAGGAGGTGTTCGACATCATATGCAAGCTCGGCGAGGGCTCATATGGCAGCGTCTATAAG GCGTTACACAAAGAAAGCGGTCAGGTCCTGGCGATAAAGCAGGTGCCCGTCGACACAGACCTCCAGGAGATCATCAAAGAGATCTCCATCATGCAGCAGTGCGACAGCCCCTACGTCGTCAAGTATTACGGCAGTTACTTCAAGAACACAGACCTATGGGTGAGGCAATCAGAGGTCACAATTTGTTTA ATCGTAATGGAATACTGCGGCGCTGGTTCCGTATCAGACATAATGAGGCTTCGTAAGAAGACGTTGTCTGAAGACGAGATAGCCACGATCCTGTGTGACACATTGAAGGGGCTGGAGTACTTGCACAGGCGGCGGAAGATACACAGGGACATCAAGGCTGGGAATATATTGCTGAACACGGAAGGACACGCGAAGTTAGCGGATTTTGGTGTAGCAGGACAGTTGACG GACACAATGGCGAAACGCAACACAGTAATAGGAACTCCATTCTGGATGGCTCCCGAAGTGATCCAGGAGATCGGGTACGACTGCGTGGCGGATATCTGGTCCCTCGGCATCACGGCGCTGGAGATGGCAGAGGGCAAACCCCCGTATGGGGATATACATCCCATGCGAGCGATATTCATGATACCTACTAAACCTCCGCCTTCGTTTAG AGAGCCAGACCAATGGTCTCCAGAGTTCATAGACTTCGTGAGCCAGTGCTTAGTGAAGAACCCGGAGGAGCGAGCCACCGCCGAGTACCTGTTAACACATGAGTTTATAG CGTCTGACGCAGGCAACGCGAAGCACCCCAGCATCCTCAGCACGATGATAGCGGAGGCGCGGGAGATCAGGGAGAGTCAGGTCTTCAGGAACGCGCAGCATCACACCAATAATGCTAAGACTTTTTCTGCG ggCGAGGGTTACGAAGACGCGACAATGAAGCAGCGAGGGGACGGTACTCTGGTGCCGTCGAGAGACGCCACGGCAGACCTGGCTGCAGACCTCGGCACTATGGTCATCAACGAGCCTGATGCTGATCTCGCTACTATGAAAC GTCACGACACGGACCCGATGGACACGAACCGGCCGAAGTACCGGCCGCTCTTCCTGGAGCACTTCGAGAAGAAGGAGGTCAACCACGTCGCCGCCAACGGCACCCTCACCcggccccgcgccgccgccgacacTCACGACAG TGTGGAAGGCGAAGCGGAATCGGAACCGAACCCCGCGCTAGCCTTCCAACGCGCCTTTGTAGAGGAGGGCAACTTCGAATTC CTGGGCTACCTGGGCGAGCGCGAGCTGGAGGCGCTGGTGTCGCGGCTGGACGCGGAGATGGAGGCGGAGATCGAGCAGCTCCGCGCGCGCTACACGCGCAAGCGCCAGCCCATCCTCGACGCCATACACCTCAAGCGCAAGCGCCAGCAGAACTTCTAG